One Armatimonadota bacterium genomic window carries:
- a CDS encoding 2-isopropylmalate synthase, whose translation MSDRVYVFDTTLRDGEQSPGVRLSMPEKLEIGHALVELGVDIIEAGFPISSPGDFEAVNMLARELRGVQVCGLTRAREKDIDVAGEALKPAEDPRIHTGLGVSQNHLQHKLKMTADQALETGVNAVKHARKYTDNIEYFMEDSGRADREYVYRVVESVIAAGATTINVPDTTGYTYPEEYRALMAGIRNNVPNIDKAVLSCHCHNDLGMATANTLGGVLGGARQVEVTVNGIGERAGNTALEEVVMSFRIRQDLFQVDTKVDSTKLLAVSKLVSRLTGMMVQRNKAVVGANAYAHSSGIHQDGVLKERSTYEIIAPELVGAEKSEIILTARSGRHGLRHRLAEMGFSFNEDRFEDLYNRFLEVADTKTEVGEEDLRELVSA comes from the coding sequence ATGTCTGACCGCGTGTACGTCTTCGACACGACCCTTCGCGACGGCGAGCAAAGCCCTGGCGTCCGGCTCTCGATGCCCGAGAAGCTCGAGATCGGGCACGCTCTGGTCGAACTCGGCGTCGACATTATCGAAGCCGGCTTCCCCATCAGTTCGCCCGGCGATTTCGAAGCGGTGAACATGCTCGCCCGTGAACTGCGAGGGGTCCAGGTCTGCGGCCTCACGCGAGCCCGTGAGAAAGACATCGACGTCGCTGGGGAAGCGCTCAAACCTGCCGAAGACCCGCGGATCCATACAGGCCTCGGAGTGAGTCAGAACCACCTTCAGCACAAGCTGAAGATGACGGCCGACCAGGCCCTTGAAACGGGGGTCAACGCCGTCAAGCACGCGCGCAAGTACACCGACAACATCGAGTACTTCATGGAGGATTCAGGCCGGGCCGACCGCGAATACGTGTACCGCGTCGTCGAGTCGGTCATCGCCGCGGGTGCGACGACGATCAACGTCCCGGACACCACGGGATACACCTATCCCGAGGAGTACCGTGCGCTCATGGCGGGCATCCGCAACAACGTGCCCAACATCGATAAGGCCGTTCTGAGCTGCCATTGCCACAACGACCTCGGCATGGCGACGGCCAATACCCTAGGCGGCGTCCTTGGTGGCGCGAGACAGGTCGAAGTCACGGTCAACGGGATCGGCGAGCGGGCCGGCAACACCGCGCTCGAAGAAGTCGTCATGAGCTTCCGGATCCGCCAAGACCTGTTTCAAGTCGACACTAAGGTGGACTCGACGAAGCTCCTGGCCGTCAGCAAGCTCGTCTCCAGACTGACCGGAATGATGGTCCAGCGGAACAAGGCCGTCGTGGGGGCGAACGCCTATGCCCACAGTTCCGGCATCCACCAGGACGGAGTCCTGAAAGAACGGTCGACCTACGAGATCATTGCGCCCGAACTCGTCGGCGCCGAGAAGAGCGAAATCATCCTGACCGCCCGGTCGGGCCGCCACGGGTTGAGGCACCGCTTGGCCGAAATGGGGTTCAGCTTCAACGAGGACCGTTTCGAAGACCTTTACAACCGGTTCTTGGAGGTCGCGGACACGAAGACGGAGGTCGGTGAAGAGGATTTGCGCGAACTCGTCTCAGCCTGA
- a CDS encoding acyl-CoA dehydrogenase family protein, whose translation METAAKLNETGCSFLSRTPGSAFCPEDFATDEKLMVEQAEQFSRKEVLPVVERLDHQEDGLMPGLIRKAGQIGFCGVDTPESYGGLGMSKNLAARILEHLSLNGSFSVTIGVTSGIAQLGLSLFGTDDQKRRYIPRLASGEWMGAYCLSEPNSGSDALSLSTRAVQKGDKWVLDGTKMWISNAKWAEFFLVLAKIDGTDLAAFLVERSFPGVSVAREEHKMGLKGSSTARVVLENAEVPLENLLYVPGKGHHVAFNALNIGRFKLAAMSLGPARDAIHESSGYAKDRKQFGSPLSKFGLIRQKFADMAALYYAAESALYRTGSNIDDAFSAMAGTVDGNRAAAEEFAVECSAVKVLATEVESMIVDEALQIYGGYGFTEEFPLARIYRDARVSRIYEGTNEINRVFLADRLKRKADEGKASLEGSGDSFLNELTTKAFDRFAKDQVTVGALSDLLLLTFAEQSARLRSDRTGGIGRCAYERFANWANVRGAMAYQTVTGEAVSIPAPFPGHVDDLADRVLESRSPV comes from the coding sequence AGCAGTTCAGTCGTAAGGAGGTCCTGCCCGTCGTCGAACGTCTCGACCACCAAGAGGACGGCCTGATGCCCGGTTTGATCCGGAAGGCGGGTCAGATCGGTTTTTGCGGCGTCGACACGCCTGAGAGTTACGGCGGCCTTGGTATGAGCAAGAACTTGGCGGCCCGGATCCTCGAGCACCTCTCCCTGAACGGTTCCTTCAGCGTCACCATCGGGGTCACGAGCGGCATCGCCCAACTCGGTCTGTCGCTGTTCGGCACAGACGACCAGAAGCGCCGCTACATCCCTCGCCTTGCGAGCGGCGAATGGATGGGCGCGTACTGCCTCAGCGAGCCGAACTCGGGTAGCGACGCCTTGTCGCTGTCGACGCGGGCGGTCCAAAAGGGCGACAAGTGGGTGCTCGACGGCACCAAGATGTGGATCAGCAACGCCAAGTGGGCCGAATTCTTCCTTGTCCTGGCGAAGATCGACGGTACGGATCTGGCCGCTTTCCTGGTCGAAAGGTCGTTCCCCGGGGTCAGCGTCGCCCGCGAAGAGCACAAGATGGGCCTGAAGGGATCTTCGACGGCCCGCGTCGTTTTAGAGAACGCCGAAGTCCCGCTCGAAAACCTGCTGTACGTTCCGGGCAAGGGCCACCACGTCGCTTTCAACGCCTTGAACATCGGTAGGTTCAAGCTCGCGGCGATGTCCCTAGGCCCGGCCCGAGACGCGATCCACGAAAGCTCTGGATACGCGAAAGACCGGAAGCAGTTCGGTTCGCCGTTGAGCAAGTTCGGCTTGATCCGTCAGAAGTTCGCGGACATGGCCGCGCTCTATTACGCGGCAGAATCGGCCCTCTACCGCACGGGTTCGAACATCGACGATGCCTTTTCCGCGATGGCGGGGACGGTGGACGGAAACCGGGCCGCGGCCGAGGAGTTCGCGGTCGAGTGCAGCGCGGTCAAAGTCCTCGCGACCGAAGTCGAGTCGATGATCGTCGACGAAGCGCTTCAGATCTATGGAGGATACGGGTTCACAGAGGAGTTCCCTCTCGCCCGGATCTACCGGGACGCCCGCGTCAGCAGGATCTATGAAGGCACGAACGAGATCAACAGGGTGTTCCTGGCCGACCGGCTCAAAAGAAAGGCCGACGAAGGCAAGGCGAGCCTTGAAGGTTCTGGCGACTCGTTCCTCAACGAGCTCACGACGAAGGCGTTCGACCGTTTCGCCAAAGACCAAGTCACTGTCGGCGCACTCAGCGACCTGCTGTTGCTGACGTTCGCAGAACAGTCGGCAAGGTTGCGGTCCGACCGGACAGGCGGGATCGGACGATGCGCTTACGAAAGGTTCGCGAACTGGGCGAACGTCCGTGGTGCCATGGCTTACCAGACCGTGACGGGCGAAGCCGTGTCGATACCTGCTCCGTTTCCCGGGCACGTGGACGACCTCGCGGACCGGGTCCTCGAGTCCCGGTCTCCCGTTTAA
- the carA gene encoding glutamine-hydrolyzing carbamoyl-phosphate synthase small subunit: MAPSAPRRVERKEHGLLLGLGLGKGRLHQGVGGFRLGERSGAGRDDGKDEGDLEAPHGLILDEVFRFRDRRRKRVRTGRVGCRTGRYSPERPLTAHLALSDGTVLAGRRLGAEGTSVGEVVFNTGMTGYQEILSDPSYAGQAVVFTYPLIGNYGINDDDFESDRIQPTSIVCKEVCEHPSNWRSKRPLDDFLHERGLVSIQGVDTRSLTLHIRNSGVLMGAVSTEGPEAALAAAQGATRYDETDFVHQVTTRAPYAWGREGREGVDEPSGDMRHKMVAVDCGLKYNILRRFAALGVRTIVLPATATADEILGWNPDGVLFSPGPGDPARLGRVVQTARDLLGRLPVFGICLGNQVLCQAVGGSTYKLKFGHRGSNHPVQDLEDGTVTITSQNHGYAVDPASLTGTGAKVTQVNLNDGTVEGIRIPDADAQSIQYHPEAAPGPWDSRKYFQQFVAQMERRR; this comes from the coding sequence ATGGCACCATCCGCACCACGACGCGTGGAACGAAAGGAACACGGCCTTCTTCTCGGACTTGGCCTTGGCAAAGGCCGACTTCATCAGGGCGTCGGCGGGTTTCGCCTGGGCGAGCGCAGCGGCGCTGGACGAGACGACGGCAAAGACGAGGGCGATCTTGAAGCACCGCATGGCCTTATTCTAGACGAGGTTTTCCGATTCCGGGACCGTCGTCGCAAACGTGTCCGGACGGGCCGGGTCGGGTGCCGCACCGGACGGTATAGTCCTGAGCGGCCCTTGACCGCACACCTCGCCCTCAGTGACGGAACCGTCCTCGCCGGCCGCCGACTCGGCGCCGAAGGGACGAGCGTCGGAGAGGTCGTGTTCAACACGGGCATGACCGGCTATCAGGAAATACTTTCCGATCCCAGCTACGCGGGACAAGCCGTCGTCTTCACGTATCCCTTGATCGGGAACTACGGCATCAACGACGACGACTTCGAATCGGACCGGATCCAACCGACCTCGATCGTATGTAAGGAGGTCTGCGAACACCCTAGCAACTGGCGGAGCAAGCGCCCTCTCGACGACTTTCTGCACGAACGGGGACTCGTCTCGATCCAGGGTGTCGACACCCGGTCCCTGACGCTCCATATCCGGAATTCGGGGGTCCTCATGGGGGCCGTCAGCACCGAAGGGCCGGAAGCGGCCCTGGCCGCCGCCCAGGGCGCAACGCGCTACGACGAAACCGATTTCGTCCATCAGGTGACCACGCGCGCGCCCTACGCCTGGGGCCGGGAGGGCAGGGAAGGCGTCGACGAGCCGAGCGGCGACATGCGGCATAAGATGGTCGCGGTCGACTGCGGCCTGAAGTACAACATTCTGCGGAGGTTCGCGGCCCTCGGCGTCCGCACGATCGTCCTTCCCGCCACAGCGACGGCGGACGAGATCCTCGGCTGGAACCCGGACGGTGTGCTCTTCTCTCCCGGCCCGGGCGATCCTGCAAGGCTGGGCCGTGTCGTCCAGACCGCGCGCGACCTACTCGGACGACTCCCCGTCTTCGGAATCTGCTTAGGCAACCAGGTCTTGTGCCAAGCGGTCGGGGGCTCGACGTATAAGCTCAAATTCGGCCATCGGGGGTCGAACCATCCCGTCCAAGACTTGGAGGACGGCACCGTGACCATCACAAGCCAAAACCACGGATACGCGGTCGACCCGGCGTCTTTGACCGGCACGGGTGCAAAGGTCACGCAAGTGAACCTGAACGATGGGACGGTCGAAGGCATCCGGATCCCCGATGCCGATGCGCAAAGCATCCAGTACCACCCTGAAGCAGCGCCTGGACCTTGGGATTCGCGGAAGTACTTCCAGCAGTTCGTGGCCCAGATGGAACGCCGACGCTGA
- a CDS encoding prepilin-type N-terminal cleavage/methylation domain-containing protein translates to MSIKRAFTLIELLVVIAIIAILAAILFPVFAQAKVAAKGAASISNDKQVSTASMIYLTDYDDHPVLMAQGDGDAPLLLLGNPYKPWAYLLTPYCKNSDIFQDPLIQKEPNDLAAQGAPDSLIWQYRTQYGYAFTIHSPTLPSGNTWITTPTVQTALAQPAETVMFIMKKSRNSNPDWLWVGSLIWGANLVNPPVLNFNDTPVGVVNPHSYVVPYGCWGTGCTAYSSQSEEEGSLTGGVALRKAKKSIVAMSDGHVKVMSAGALAAGTDWSPTKAGYTVKLTEKSRYLWDMD, encoded by the coding sequence ATGTCCATAAAACGAGCCTTCACGCTCATCGAGCTTCTCGTCGTGATCGCGATCATCGCGATCCTGGCTGCGATCCTCTTCCCTGTGTTCGCGCAGGCGAAGGTCGCGGCGAAGGGAGCGGCCAGCATCAGCAACGACAAGCAGGTGTCGACCGCTTCGATGATCTATCTCACCGACTACGACGACCATCCCGTCCTCATGGCGCAAGGCGACGGGGACGCCCCGCTCCTCCTTCTCGGCAACCCGTACAAGCCGTGGGCCTACCTGTTGACGCCGTACTGCAAGAACAGCGACATCTTCCAAGACCCGCTGATCCAGAAGGAGCCGAACGACTTGGCCGCCCAGGGGGCGCCGGACAGCCTGATCTGGCAGTACCGCACCCAGTACGGCTATGCCTTCACGATCCATTCGCCGACGTTGCCCTCCGGGAACACCTGGATCACCACGCCGACGGTGCAGACCGCTCTCGCCCAACCCGCCGAGACGGTCATGTTCATCATGAAGAAGTCGCGGAACAGCAACCCCGACTGGCTTTGGGTCGGCTCCCTCATCTGGGGCGCCAACCTCGTCAACCCGCCGGTCCTGAACTTCAACGACACGCCCGTCGGAGTCGTCAACCCGCACTCTTACGTCGTGCCATACGGCTGCTGGGGAACGGGCTGCACGGCCTACTCGAGCCAGTCGGAAGAGGAAGGAAGCTTGACGGGCGGCGTCGCACTGCGCAAGGCGAAGAAATCGATCGTCGCCATGTCGGACGGCCATGTCAAAGTCATGTCGGCCGGAGCGTTGGCCGCAGGGACCGACTGGAGTCCGACGAAGGCCGGGTACACGGTCAAGCTGACCGAAAAGTCGCGCTACCTGTGGGACATGGACTGA
- a CDS encoding thioredoxin family protein, translating into MFLSFHASWCGWCHKLEGFLNKPEIKSVWDKRFVTVWLTVMESEGKKADENPGGDAWLKKYGGSSEGIPYSIVFDAGGKALADSRANGKAGGNIGYPAKPEEIAWFMSMLDKVKSMTAQERATIKKALEEEGAKIGG; encoded by the coding sequence GTGTTCCTTTCGTTCCACGCGTCGTGGTGCGGATGGTGCCATAAGCTCGAAGGCTTTCTGAACAAGCCTGAGATCAAGTCGGTCTGGGACAAGCGCTTCGTGACGGTGTGGCTGACCGTCATGGAGAGCGAGGGAAAGAAGGCCGACGAGAACCCGGGCGGCGACGCCTGGCTCAAAAAGTACGGCGGTTCGTCCGAAGGCATTCCGTACTCGATCGTGTTCGACGCGGGCGGTAAAGCGCTCGCCGATTCGCGTGCGAACGGCAAGGCCGGCGGCAACATCGGGTACCCGGCCAAGCCGGAGGAGATCGCCTGGTTCATGTCGATGCTCGATAAGGTCAAATCCATGACCGCACAAGAGCGCGCGACCATCAAAAAGGCCCTCGAAGAAGAGGGTGCCAAGATCGGCGGCTAA
- a CDS encoding 2-oxo acid dehydrogenase subunit E2, with the protein MTEVIMPKMGDGMEEGTLVEWLKNEGDAVKSGETIANIQTDKATLEMEAPASGTLAGIILQAGQTVPVGTPIAAVLKSGESLPGGWGGGKTDAPAPAATTARSAEAMAPPAERTVEPVATATPVAPNGGRVKASPLAKKIASEAGIDIARVQGSGPGGRIVEKDVRDAIGSAPPRGTVTAPAAAASDTKVALTPLRRITAERTLQSKREAPHFYVTVEVDVERIMALRDFFKEEESGAVSVNDFIIAASARALREMPEVNAVFGGDHVLLKGAVNIGMAVAVDDGLTVAVLRDADTLTLRQVSHASKDLAARARDNKLSLDELSGSTFSISNMGMLGVDNFAAIINGPNAAILAVSTAGRKPVATDDESIEIRWRMNMTGSFDHRVVDGATGAKFMNVVRKFLENPTHLLS; encoded by the coding sequence ATGACAGAAGTGATCATGCCCAAGATGGGCGACGGCATGGAGGAAGGCACCCTCGTCGAGTGGTTGAAGAACGAGGGAGACGCAGTCAAGTCCGGCGAGACGATCGCCAACATCCAGACGGACAAAGCGACCCTGGAAATGGAGGCTCCCGCCTCCGGTACGTTGGCCGGGATCATCCTTCAGGCGGGGCAGACCGTGCCTGTGGGAACGCCGATCGCCGCAGTCCTCAAATCGGGAGAGTCGCTTCCTGGGGGCTGGGGAGGCGGAAAGACGGATGCTCCGGCACCGGCGGCAACGACAGCCCGGTCTGCAGAAGCGATGGCGCCCCCTGCCGAGCGCACCGTCGAGCCTGTCGCGACCGCCACGCCTGTAGCGCCCAACGGCGGTAGGGTCAAGGCCAGCCCCCTTGCCAAGAAGATCGCCTCTGAAGCCGGCATCGACATCGCCCGTGTCCAAGGTTCGGGCCCGGGTGGCCGGATCGTCGAGAAGGACGTCCGTGACGCCATAGGGAGCGCACCTCCGCGAGGAACCGTTACGGCACCTGCGGCCGCTGCCTCCGATACGAAAGTAGCCTTGACCCCGCTCCGTCGCATCACCGCCGAACGGACGCTGCAAAGCAAGCGCGAAGCACCCCACTTCTACGTCACCGTCGAGGTGGACGTCGAACGGATCATGGCCCTTCGCGATTTCTTTAAAGAGGAAGAGAGCGGTGCGGTCAGCGTCAACGATTTCATCATCGCCGCCAGTGCCCGGGCCCTCCGCGAGATGCCGGAGGTCAACGCCGTCTTTGGCGGCGACCACGTCCTGCTGAAAGGAGCCGTCAACATCGGCATGGCCGTCGCGGTCGATGACGGCCTGACCGTGGCCGTCCTCCGGGACGCCGACACGCTGACTTTGAGGCAGGTCTCACATGCGTCCAAGGACTTGGCGGCTCGGGCCAGGGACAACAAGCTGTCGCTCGACGAACTGAGCGGTTCGACGTTCTCGATCAGCAACATGGGCATGCTCGGCGTCGACAACTTCGCCGCCATCATCAACGGTCCGAACGCGGCCATTCTGGCCGTCAGCACGGCCGGGCGCAAACCTGTGGCGACCGACGACGAGTCGATCGAAATCCGGTGGCGGATGAACATGACGGGTTCGTTCGACCACCGCGTGGTCGACGGGGCCACCGGCGCCAAGTTCATGAACGTCGTGCGGAAGTTCCTTGAGAACCCCACGCACCTTCTGAGCTGA